The sequence AAGTAAAGTCCTCCTGCGTTTTTTGTTGTACTGTGGGTGTTCCTATGGGAAGCTTTTGACGTTGCCGGCCATTTCTTATAATCACATAATAAAATTAAATAAAAATTGACATTCTATTTTTAATAGTTTGAAATATTTAATTTCAGAAATTTTAACAAAGTAGAGTATTCTCTACTTATTTTCACCCCTTTTTATTGGGCGAATTTATATTCGCCCAAACCCCCTTTTATTAATTCATCATAACTTTTTTTATAGAATTATAATCTAAAAATATCTTCTAATATTAAATTTTACTTTAATTAACTCATTATTAACAACTTTTTAATAAAAAAACAATAGTTAAATACTTAATTAAACAATATCTTATTGTCATATCTTTAACGACTGATGCCTATGGTCCTTTTAAGACAGGGCGATAGCCTAGTATGAATAGAAGAAACCCAGCATTAGACAGACTGCCTGCTTCGAGGGTTGCTCGGGGAGGGAAGGGTTATCTACCGATGAACCAGACGAGTTAGTATGCAGGCAAAATCCTATATAAAATTCAATAATTTGAATTAATATTTTTTTAATTCGTAAATCTCTAAAATAAATTCTTTTTTAAATTAATCATATATTTTTACTATTTTATTATATTAACACATATATTAATCAAAACATAAATTGCTTGTTTCATGTATGTGGATTATTAATTATCTTACTATTTATTAATTTTTAGCTAAATTATTATAGGTATTTTTTTAAAAATATTAAATACAATTATAACTTGTTAGTTGAATCTGCTTTTAAAGAATAAAGGAGAGTTTTTAATGAAAGACTATAATAAAATATTTAATCCTGATGGAATCAAGGAATCTGATGAAAATCTGATTTCTGGTGCAATTAAATGCCTTGATGATTTTGGTTATCAATTCAATTTGGAAAATCTGAAAGGAATGGATGATTTTCTTCACTTTCCACATTATTTATTAAGTGGGAATGAAGTGATTGTGTGGAATACTCGCGGTCAATTACCCGAAAATTTTTTTCATGATTTAAAAAAACAAGGATGGAGCAAAACTGTAACTCAAAAGAGAGAGTTAATTCTGGTATCGTCAAATAAAGTCCATTTCAAGGTGAAATATACTCGTGAAAAGGAAGATGGAACCATAATTTCTGAACATGAAAATATCTGGATTGTAATTCATAAAAATAATAAATGGGGAATATTCTTACGTTCTTATTAATATTAATGGATGAATACCTGATATTTACGAAATTTATAACTGGTATTCTTTAAAAATTAAAATTAATTAATATGATAACTAAAATTTCTCTAACTAAAATTTCTCTAATATCTTACCATAAATATTCTTTAATTTCCCATCAGATCGTTCATATATCATTTTTAATATCAACTCGGGAGTACTCCGGGCCAAATAATTCATTTTAGGAGTTCTATCAACTAATAGGTTATAATTATCATCTAAACCTTTAGCTTCAATTCCATCTACTCTTATTGGAGCGTATTTGATGATTTCACGTGCCATGTGGGTTACTATTATTGCAAATGAATTTGAATCATTTATTAATTCTATAAAACTGGATATAATTTTCACTGCTGCTTCTAATTCGGTTATGGCTTCTAATTCGTCCAATAAAATGAGTTTCTGGTTATCAGTAGTCACAATTGGCATAAAAGTTCTTAAAAATGATTCAAATGCTCCAGCATCTAGTGATCTTTGTTTAGAGAAGAAATAAACTTCATCAAGTAACTTTACTTCTGCTTTTTCAGCACAAACTGGCAAACCCATATGGGTCATAATTGAAATCTGGGCTAAAGTTTCAAGCAATGTGGTTTTCCCTCCACTATTAGCTCCGGTGAGCAAGGCCACATTGTCCGGGTAAAAAAGGGAGTAATCTATTCTCTGAATGTCTTCAGAAGAATTAGTGGATTCATTTTCATGAGCTAAATTCAGATGCAGTGCACCCTCTAGATGGAAAGCCTCTCCTATTTCAGGAGCTTTTAACTGGTAATAATAGGCAAAACATCCCAGGGCAAATTGATAATCAAATTCTAATGCTTCTTTGATTTCTTGATCAACATTTATCTTGATTTGTGAGAGTCTTTTAGCAGCTTTCACTTTTTTATCAAAAATTTCAATCTGTCTTTTTGATAGGTCCTGTTTTTTCACTCTTTCTAATTCTGCATCGTCAATTTCCAGAGGATATGTTCTGAGAAATGGATCAAATTCAGTACCAGTATCTAACTTAATGTCGGCACGTGCTTTACTGATTACTTCATCAAATATTTTCTCTATTTTGTCAGTCATACCCTGATTTAAAAGGGCCAGAACTTCATCTCCTTTGAGGTCCACATTTTTGACCGAGGATTTTATTTCATCATCTGCCCTCTTCTTAGCAGAATTGACTGACTTGTCAAAATCAACTTCTTTGTATTTCAATTCTTCCAATTCATTCAATATTTCAATGGTTTCATTTAGAACAGTTTCCTTTTGTAATAGATTTCTTAATTCTAAAACCTGAGTTAAAATTGATTTGTTGTGTGTAAAATAATTTAAAACAGATTCTGGAATAATTTCCAGAATTTCAGAATCTTTACTAACCATCACTACATTTTCCTGTTCATCTAAGGCTAAATTACCATGGGAATACACATAAATGACAAATTCATATTCTTGAATTTCCCCGGATTCCTGGGCACTTATTATTGGAAAATGACGATTAAGGCCCAAATCAACTAGATAACCGTAATCTTCACTACTTTCAACAAGGATAGCAACTGATGGATCATAGTTTGGCTTAACTTCATGAGGTAAACTCAAATTGTTCAATAAGCCACGAACGTGTTTAATTGGGAGTGAGGAAACACTTCTTTTAGCTTCCATAACAAAATCAATTGAAGATTTTATCTTTTCAGGATCTTGTAATGGTGAAAGGAGTAATATCTTATTTTTAGCATGGGAACTATGGGCATAAGATAAAATTTTTTCTAAAATTTCTTCATATAATTGCAGAGCCCTTTCAGTTTTTAGAAATTCTTCTGTGGAATTTCCAGAGAGATCATTTATGATTTCAATTGCTTTTCTTTGGCTCACGCCTTCAATACTTGAAATACGGTCTATTTCGAAGTTTTCAACCGCATTTACAAGTTCCTGTTCACCACCAAGTTGTTGTACAATTTTTTGGGCCATGCGTTCCCCCACACCCTTTACTTTAGTTAGATCTAGTTTTTTTCCCATCCTATTCCCTTTACCTTCGTTTTTTTATTAAATTGAGTTAATTAGAGATTATAATAATTATTCACTTTTATATGATTATTCTTAAATGGAATATTTATAAGAATGGTGAGCGTGTGAAAAGAAATATCTTACATTTATTAGGATTTCATGATAGCATTATAACTTTGAGGTAAGTTTTAGCTATAACTAAACTAAATCTGCTTTATTCAAGCCTTGAAGGAAATTTCCAGCAGTAATTCCTCCTGTTGAAACTTTTTTTATCTTACTCTTAAGCTTATCAATTTGTAAATTAGAAGGATTTAAAGAATCAGCTAATGCTTCAGCATAATAATGTCCCATTTTTTCTAAATATAATGGTCCTTTAGCTCGAGCATCTATAGAAAAGTTGTAACAACCCAATTTCCTAAGTAATGGTAAATAATCAACTAGACAAACTTCTGCGGAGTTTTGAATTATACTTTGACAGTCTGCAGATATTTTCAAAGGGAAAATCTGGTTTTTAACATCTTTAAGCCCTACAAAGAAATTATCTTTATTATTTTCTTTTATCAAATTGAACTGAGAATTTGATAACAAATTAGATGATAAAATACATTCCTGACTAACAATAGATTCCAGGCTGCCTTGCACTATTATTTCTAAATCAATTGGATTTAAATTAGTTTGCCTAGGTTTATCCGACCTAGAATTATTAGAAACTATTAAATCTTTATTCAATAGTGGTTTAATGTCATTTATTGATAACTCTGGAGATAAGGTTAATAGAGAAAATAATGGAGAAACATGGGAAATACTTTGATTATTCCAGATATTTAATGCTGAAGAACCATAAACTTTCCATTGTGGATGATTTTTGTGTAAATAACTGGCTAATCCAGGACTACCGACCATAATGCCCATATTTAATTGAGAAATCTCTGAAGATATGGATTTTAAAAGATCCAGGATATGTAATCTGCTTATATCTGGCCATTTCCAAACCATTTCAATATCTTTATTTTGGCATATATCATTCGATTCAATCAATATATTTACAAATTCATCAAATAATCCCTTTTCTTGGAAAGCATTTTTATCCTTTAAAATATTTTTGTTTGGATTAAAACAGTTTCCATAGATTTCAGATTCCAGCAATAGTGTGGGTTCTAAATATAATCTGTTAAAATTAGACTCATTAGCTGTTTTTAAAGTTTTAATATCACTTACATAAGCTGAAAGTGAAGTATTCATGGAATCATTCTTTTTAAACTTTTTAATAATTTTTAATTCTTCTTTTACAATATTATATTCTTCCAGTGAGGATTTTAATTCTTCTTTTATAATATTATATTCTTCCAGTGAGGATTTTAATTCATCAGGAGATGGCAAATAACTTTGAATAAGTTTTTTTTCTACAGAATCAATTAAATCTCTTCGCAACTGGTTTATTTCTCGCAAAGGCATAAAAAGATTTCCAGAATAGTTTAAATTTTCAAAAATAACATTAAATGGCTTTTTTCCCACTTTAATGATTTGTTTTTTTATTTCATCTGCACTGACAGGCCTATTTATGGCCTCTTCCATGGGCATACTTGCCTTGATTTTAGTAGCTATCTTTCCATTAGGACCTACTAATTCTGCCTTCAGCTCGGGATAATTATTTTCAAGAACCTTAAACTCAATTTTCAAATTTAAAAATCTTTTTTTAGGTTCAAACGATGGTATTAATTTTTTTAGATCATTTTTGCGTGTTAAATAAACTTTAGAATTTATTTGCACGGTTTTTTTTGCTTGCACTATCAGGTTTTTCCCATTGAGAGCGGGTTCAACATCCAGATCAAATCCAGTACTTTTCAATTCGTTATCTATATCAAAAAACAACCCATCTCCTTTTTGAGGAATGGTAAGGGTTCTTAAAGAAATAATCACTTTTTTATTTTTCCCTTTGATTTTTTTCACATCACCAAGATAAAGACCTCTATGGCCTGGTTTTTTCCGAGCCATAATATTGTTTTCAGGACCCGGCAACAGATGTCCAGATGTAAATTCTCTGTTAAATGCTAGTTTCAGAGTTTCCATATCCTCTTGCAGTGGTTTCCAATCACCTTTAGCTATTTTATCAAGAGCCCTTCGATATATTCCTACCACAATACCCACATATTCTGGAGATCTCATGCGGCCTTCAATTTTTAGACTTTTAATCCCAGATTTTACTAATATGTCTAGATGTGGATAATGGGCCAAGTCCCTAGTTGATAGCAAAAAATTTTCAGGTAAATCAACTTTATTCAGGTCATGGGGCCGACCATAATTATCCTTTTGACCATAAACTAAAGAATAGGGTTTTCTACAGGGCTGGGCACACATACCTCTATTTCCACTCCTCCCACCTATGAATGAAGAGAGAAGACACTGGCCAGAGTAACCATAGCATAAAGCACCATGAATGAATATTTCCAGATCCAGACCGCTGGATTTTGCAAATGATTTGATTTCATCAATTGAGAGTTCACGAGAGAGTACGGCTCTTTTAAAACCATTTTCCTCCAACCATTTCAGATTTTCTCCATTATGTATGGTCATTTGAGTAGATGCATGAAGATTTAGATTAGGAACCACTCTTTGGGATAAATTTACTACTCCCAAATCTTGCACCAATATGGCATCTACTCCTATTTGATAAAGCTTTAAGAGGTACTGGGCAATAGATGGCAGCTCTGAATCTTTAATTAGGGTATTAACTGTCACATAAACTTTTACTCCGTTTAAATGGGCATAGTTAACAACCTCTGAGATTTCTTTTTCAGAAAAATTTTCAGCAAACTGTCTGGCTCCAAAATTTTTTCCAGATAAGTACACTGCGTCCGCTCCTGAGTTTACAGCTGCTTTCATAGATTCAATAGACCCTGCGGGCGCTAAAAGTTCAGGAATATTTCTCAAGAGATCTCCTCCAAAATAATAATTAGCTGGTAATGTGTATGGTTAAGTTATAAGTTATAATAAGACGGAAAATCTTTTTCAATTTGTTAACCTTACTAAATAGTCGTAATTAATTAAATTCATCAATAAGAAGTATTTTTTTAAATTATTAAACATTATTAAACAAAAATAAAATTATTAATAGATTAATCATAGAAATTAATAGTGAATCATATTCTTGGAAACTTGGGTGGTTGATTATTATCATCTAATTTCTATCATCATTTCTGAAACAATTTTAAGGAATTTTTCAACAATAACTCTGTTCTTCTCTTCGCTTTCTCTTAGCTTTTCCTCAGAAAGCTTTCGATGAATGGCTAAGGCATAAAGGTCTGCTAATTGTTGAACTACGATTAAATCGTTTTCAGTGTAATTTTCTTCACTATTAGATAGTGCTATCATTCCTATTCTTTTATCATTTAACATGGCCGGAACGCCAATGAAATTTTTAATAGGAATATGTCCTTCTGGTGTTCCCACAGATATTTCTTCTTCAGATGGGTTATTGGTAAGTATGGCTTCTTTATTGTCAAGAACCCAGCCCCATAATCCCCCCACATCATTAAAAGAAAATTCGCTTTCAAAAACATTATCTATATGACATTTTTCCCATACTTTTTTAGTAAGGCTGAAATTTTTAAGGTTCCTTGTGCCTGGCTCTACATAACCCACAAAACAAAATTCGCTTTTAGTAAGGTCTTTAGCATATTTTAACACTTGATTGGATATATATTCAATATCTGTAGGATTCAATAGTTTTTTTCCCAGCTTAGCCAGAGCCGTATTAATTTCTGTTTCATGTGAAAGTGCATCTTCTGCCTTTTTTAAATCAGATATGTCTCTTAAAATTCCAGTAATTCCAATTAACTCACCTTCAGAGTTTTTTAGAGGAGAAAGTGATGTTTGGAAGTAAACTGGTTTATGAGCAATATCTCCGGACCAATTATAAACAATGCTTTCACCACCTAAAACTCTTTTATTGGCTTCTTGGTGTATTTTCTTATCTTCTCCAAACATTTCAGCTGTCGTTTTGCCAATAAAATCTTCAGCACGCACACCATATCGTTTAATTTGATTTTCAGAAATCATGGTGCAGCGTTCATCTAAATCCAGTGTGAAAAGTATGTCCTGCATTGAATTAACTATTATTCTATATTTTTCTTCACTTTCTTTAAGCCGAGTATCCATTTCGTTTTTATAAAGAGCTACTTCAATGACGCTATGCAATTCTCGGTCTTCAAAAGGTTTTATTATGTAACCAAAGGGCCCGGTATACTTAGCTCTTTTGAGAGTTTTCTCATCAGAATAGGCAGTGAGGTATACTATTGGTATCTTAAACTTTTCTCCAATTACTTCTGCTGCTTCAATACCATCAATTTTTCCTTTTAATACAATATCCATTAAAATAATATCTGGTTTGGTTTTTTCAGCCATTTCAATAGCCTTCTCACCAGAAGAAACTGTGGCACTGACTTCATATCCTAAACTATCAAGCCTCTGACTAATGTCAATTGCTACAATGCTTTCATCTTCCACTACCATGACTTTAGTTTTAGACATAATTCACCCCTAGAATTAATACAAAAAGGTTAGTTTTAATAAATTATAGTTTTTGATTAATTATTTGGAAGAGATTCTTATTATAAATATCTACTAAAATTAGGTGAAAATTATATTTTAAAAAACATTGTGGCTTGAAAATAATATTCCCATTATTCCTTTATAATAATCTAAATCATATTTTTTTCCATTATTAAAATTCTATTTTAAAATATTCCCATTAAATGTTTGGTTGGATTCACTTTAAGAAAATATATTAAGATATAAATTATATAATGAAATTCTATGTACATTTGTTTGGAAGGTATTGATGGTGCAGGGAAGTCTACTCAGGTAAAACTACTGGAAAAATGGCTTGAAGAAAATGGATATGATGTAGAAATGATTGTGGAACCTACCTCATCTCCTGTGGGTGTTTTAATTCGTGAAATGCTTCAAGACCCTCGGGCCACAAAACCTGAATTTCAAAAGATGTTGGGACTTCTTTTTGCAGCTGATAGGCTTGCTTTAAAAGATAAACTTCTGGAAAATGAAGAAAATATCGATAATGATAATAAAATAATGCTTAGTGACCGTTGTTTTTATTCCAGTCTGGCCTATCAAAGCCCTTTTGAATGGATTAGTGAGATAAATAAATATGCTAAAAGACCAGATTTAGTGATTTTCTTGGATATCGATGTTAAAACTGCAGTTTCTAGATGTCAGGGAATTGATAAATTCGAAAATGAGTCTTTTTTAAAGAAAGTAAGTGATAATTATAGGAAAATAGGGGAAAATTCTTTGAAAGAACATAAAAAAGAAAATTTTCTGGTTATTAATGCTAATAATGGCTCAAATCTGGTGCACCATGACATAAAAAAAGCATTAGCTCCTTATTTAGGAATTTGTGTTGATGGAATAGTAGATTAATTAAATAAAATTAAACCAAGATTAGAAATAATATAATATTAGAATAAACAATCGCTTAAAAATAATTTTTTTGAAAAAATAGTTTTATAAAAATTTTATAAAACTATTTTGTTTGGGATGGCTTCTTTTGCTCTTCAAATAATTCAATTCTTTCATTTAGTGACTTAACCATATATTCCCTAACTTTTTCCAACTCTTCCATTTCTCCTTTTAGCACAGGTCCGTGGTCGGTGTGGGCCAAATCAACCTCATAATTGGTAATTATTTCAGCCATGTTCCTTTCTGTTACTCCTGGCGGAATTCTCATTTCATATAGCATTATTATCACCTGATGAATTTAAATTTAAAAAAATTAAAATATGTTTTTCAATTTTTTTATTTAAATTTGTCTATTAATGGATTTATCTAATTAAATGATTATATGTTTTATTAACCATTATTTAGTAAATTATAATTTTAATAATTTGATTTATTAATTTTCAGCCATATACTCTCGCACTGGATTTAAAAATTCGATTAAATAATCAGTAACTGCATTTTTAAGATCTAATGGATGTAATTTCTCCTGAGAGTACATATCAATCAGTTCAGAATAATCCAATTCCAGATTTCCCCCGAATTTTTCAGGCCTTTTAATTATCAGTTTCTCAGTAAATGGGAAAATAAAGTGATTGGCCATTTCAATAACGGGATTTCCTTCTACCTCTCCTGCAGGACAGTAGCCTTTTTTCATCTTTTTCTTTATATCTTCTGGGGAATCATCAATGGCAATGAAATTGCCTTTACTAGAAGACATTTTCTCAGATCCATCAGTTCCATGGAGTAATGGTGTGTGCAAACATACAGGAGCGGTTTTTCCAATACGGGGCAGGTTTTCCCGGGCCAGCATATGTATTTTTCTCTGTTCCATTCCACCCATGGCCAGATCAGTTTCTAAAAATACCATATCAATAACTTGCATGAGGGGATAAATTACTTCGGCCACTTTATGGTCATCGGCATCCCTTGTAATCTGCGCCATACTTCTTTTGGCTCTTACTAATGTAGTAAGAAGTGCTAATTGATACACTTGTGTGGTATATTCTTCTTTGGTTTGGAAACTTGATCCTAGAATGAATTCTGTCTCAGATGATAGTCCTAAGGCCAAAAAACATTTTTTATTGTATTCTGCCACTTCTTTTATTTCGTCTAAACTTCCTTTACCATTTAAAAAAGCATGATAATCTGCTAAGAGTATTTTTATTTTAAATCCTGCTTTTTGCAGATCTATCATTTTCATTAC is a genomic window of Methanobacteriales archaeon HGW-Methanobacteriales-1 containing:
- a CDS encoding DNA mismatch repair protein MutS — translated: MGKKLDLTKVKGVGERMAQKIVQQLGGEQELVNAVENFEIDRISSIEGVSQRKAIEIINDLSGNSTEEFLKTERALQLYEEILEKILSYAHSSHAKNKILLLSPLQDPEKIKSSIDFVMEAKRSVSSLPIKHVRGLLNNLSLPHEVKPNYDPSVAILVESSEDYGYLVDLGLNRHFPIISAQESGEIQEYEFVIYVYSHGNLALDEQENVVMVSKDSEILEIIPESVLNYFTHNKSILTQVLELRNLLQKETVLNETIEILNELEELKYKEVDFDKSVNSAKKRADDEIKSSVKNVDLKGDEVLALLNQGMTDKIEKIFDEVISKARADIKLDTGTEFDPFLRTYPLEIDDAELERVKKQDLSKRQIEIFDKKVKAAKRLSQIKINVDQEIKEALEFDYQFALGCFAYYYQLKAPEIGEAFHLEGALHLNLAHENESTNSSEDIQRIDYSLFYPDNVALLTGANSGGKTTLLETLAQISIMTHMGLPVCAEKAEVKLLDEVYFFSKQRSLDAGAFESFLRTFMPIVTTDNQKLILLDELEAITELEAAVKIISSFIELINDSNSFAIIVTHMAREIIKYAPIRVDGIEAKGLDDNYNLLVDRTPKMNYLARSTPELILKMIYERSDGKLKNIYGKILEKF
- a CDS encoding histidine kinase; the encoded protein is MSKTKVMVVEDESIVAIDISQRLDSLGYEVSATVSSGEKAIEMAEKTKPDIILMDIVLKGKIDGIEAAEVIGEKFKIPIVYLTAYSDEKTLKRAKYTGPFGYIIKPFEDRELHSVIEVALYKNEMDTRLKESEEKYRIIVNSMQDILFTLDLDERCTMISENQIKRYGVRAEDFIGKTTAEMFGEDKKIHQEANKRVLGGESIVYNWSGDIAHKPVYFQTSLSPLKNSEGELIGITGILRDISDLKKAEDALSHETEINTALAKLGKKLLNPTDIEYISNQVLKYAKDLTKSEFCFVGYVEPGTRNLKNFSLTKKVWEKCHIDNVFESEFSFNDVGGLWGWVLDNKEAILTNNPSEEEISVGTPEGHIPIKNFIGVPAMLNDKRIGMIALSNSEENYTENDLIVVQQLADLYALAIHRKLSEEKLRESEEKNRVIVEKFLKIVSEMMIEIR
- the tmk gene encoding dTMP kinase codes for the protein MYICLEGIDGAGKSTQVKLLEKWLEENGYDVEMIVEPTSSPVGVLIREMLQDPRATKPEFQKMLGLLFAADRLALKDKLLENEENIDNDNKIMLSDRCFYSSLAYQSPFEWISEINKYAKRPDLVIFLDIDVKTAVSRCQGIDKFENESFLKKVSDNYRKIGENSLKEHKKENFLVINANNGSNLVHHDIKKALAPYLGICVDGIVD
- a CDS encoding tyrosine--tRNA ligase; translated protein: MDLKSKIELITQGTLEVITEGELEEKLKKERPIAYIGYEPSGKVHLGHTITVMKMIDLQKAGFKIKILLADYHAFLNGKGSLDEIKEVAEYNKKCFLALGLSSETEFILGSSFQTKEEYTTQVYQLALLTTLVRAKRSMAQITRDADDHKVAEVIYPLMQVIDMVFLETDLAMGGMEQRKIHMLARENLPRIGKTAPVCLHTPLLHGTDGSEKMSSSKGNFIAIDDSPEDIKKKMKKGYCPAGEVEGNPVIEMANHFIFPFTEKLIIKRPEKFGGNLELDYSELIDMYSQEKLHPLDLKNAVTDYLIEFLNPVREYMAEN